In Oscillatoria acuminata PCC 6304, a single window of DNA contains:
- the pflA gene encoding pyruvate formate-lyase-activating protein — protein MLDRTANPTANPPSVRAFQALGAIHSVESCGTVDGPGIRFVIFTQGCPLRCLYCHNPDCRHIEEGKVVSVDELIEEVQKYRSYMRFSGGGVTVTGGEPLMQPEFVREIFRRCKELDIHTVLDTSGYVQLNAAKPVLDYVDLVLLDIKSYNRALYEKVTHVSLEPTLKFAEYLKEINKPAWIRFVLVPHLTDNRENVEGLAQFVSTLTNVEKVEVLPFHQMGEYKWEQLGYEYQLKNTEPPTAEQIEAVMEIFRSYGLPVQ, from the coding sequence ATGCTAGACAGAACAGCCAATCCAACTGCTAACCCTCCCTCAGTTCGAGCCTTTCAAGCCCTTGGAGCCATCCATTCTGTCGAAAGCTGTGGGACCGTTGATGGTCCGGGCATTCGGTTTGTAATTTTCACCCAAGGCTGTCCCCTGCGCTGTCTGTATTGCCATAATCCCGATTGCCGACATATTGAAGAGGGGAAAGTCGTCAGCGTGGATGAACTGATCGAAGAGGTGCAAAAATATCGCTCCTATATGCGCTTTTCCGGAGGGGGAGTAACAGTGACAGGGGGCGAACCCTTGATGCAACCAGAATTCGTGCGAGAAATCTTCCGTCGGTGTAAAGAATTAGACATTCATACCGTTTTGGATACCTCGGGTTATGTCCAATTAAATGCCGCTAAACCAGTGTTGGATTATGTAGATTTAGTGCTGCTGGATATTAAATCCTATAATCGGGCGCTGTATGAAAAAGTGACCCATGTTTCTCTGGAGCCCACCCTAAAATTTGCAGAATATCTCAAAGAAATTAATAAACCGGCTTGGATTCGGTTCGTTTTGGTTCCCCACCTCACGGATAACCGAGAGAATGTGGAAGGACTCGCCCAGTTTGTCTCTACTTTAACCAATGTGGAAAAAGTGGAAGTGCTGCCCTTTCATCAAATGGGAGAATATAAGTGGGAACAGTTGGGGTATGAGTATCAACTGAAAAATACCGAACCCCCCACAGCGGAACAAATTGAAGCAGTGATGGAAATTTTTAGAAGTTATGGGTTGCCGGTGCAGTAA